In Alphaproteobacteria bacterium US3C007, one genomic interval encodes:
- the phaR gene encoding polyhydroxyalkanoate synthesis repressor PhaR translates to MSTANKPLLIKRYASRRLYNTETSDYVTLEDIAGFVRDGRDVQIVDLKSGDDLTRQYLLQIIAEHESRGESVLPINVLNDLVRSYTTQASSIVPQVLAMSFDMMRDGQAKIFENMGGGNALSQVPGFDALRAQQEAFVKAMTSGFAAWPGAAEDNPAAASPAPQAAPTTSSAADEDLQQIKSQLADLQEKLSKLGS, encoded by the coding sequence GTGTCTACAGCCAATAAACCTTTGTTGATCAAGCGCTATGCGAGCCGGCGCTTATACAATACGGAAACCAGCGATTATGTGACGCTTGAAGATATTGCAGGTTTCGTGCGTGACGGGCGCGACGTTCAAATCGTTGATTTGAAGTCCGGGGATGATTTAACCCGCCAATATTTATTGCAAATTATCGCCGAGCATGAAAGCCGCGGTGAAAGCGTTCTTCCAATCAATGTGTTGAATGATTTGGTGCGCAGTTACACGACGCAGGCATCGAGTATCGTGCCGCAGGTCTTGGCCATGTCTTTTGATATGATGCGCGATGGTCAAGCGAAAATTTTTGAAAATATGGGCGGGGGTAACGCTTTGTCGCAGGTACCCGGTTTTGATGCTTTGCGCGCGCAGCAAGAGGCGTTTGTGAAAGCGATGACATCGGGCTTCGCGGCCTGGCCAGGTGCGGCCGAGGATAATCCCGCAGCGGCAAGCCCTGCGCCACAGGCCGCGCCTACAACGTCAAGCGCGGCTGATGAAGATTTGCAGCAAATCAAAAGCCAATTGGCGGATCTTCAAGAAAAGCTGAGCAAGCTGGGATCTTAA